Within Haematobia irritans isolate KBUSLIRL chromosome 2, ASM5000362v1, whole genome shotgun sequence, the genomic segment gtgttggtatatggtctctaacaatcatgcaaaaattggtccacatcggtccataattatatatagcccccctataaacctatccccagatttggcttgcggagcctcaaagagaagcaaatttcatccgatccggctgaaattcggtacatgatgttggtatatggtcttttaattttatttatcctattttaaagccagggaggtccgtcaaagattttaaagaagccgcatctttggctcggaatcaataccaaaatccttaagggaaggtcaaaatctttggatccaagtaaactttttttttttgagtgtaggagctatcctaacacaattaaaataatattttttgaatatcATAGTATTTGTCCAAAAATccgaatatttgtaaaattgagCCATAACAgcgaacaaaatgtttgctgatcgtatttaggagcttgtaagtatactacagtggaaaatatacagtgaaaaaaataaaaactacttttggttcttaaatatgctttggggaaaaatttacaacctaaaaaatttataatttgttgttcgttagaccctgaagttcagaaatataacagcagatatctactgctgtttttagcagacttttttctatgagtgtatactgaaaaaattattgaccttatatgaagattatgcaaccttaattttagAACACGCAatctacacaatattaaggacaaactttaaataattgtaattttaattaaaagaaatgtcataatctttttttctaaaaataattttttttcattaaatttagaccacgattcttggaaattttcgtccttccgttaaagtcgtacgaCTTTGATGTAAGGCAATAATTGAATCGTTAAATTTAAGAAACAAACACTTCAAATAAGACtaaggaagccaccgtggtgcaatggttgcaaacacaaggtcgtgagttcgattcctgcttctaccgaacaccaaaaagtttttcagcggtggattatcccacctcagtaatacttcaAATAAgactaagggagccaccgtggtgcaatggttagcatgcccgccttgcatacacaaggtcgtgggttcgattcctgcttctaccgaacaccaaaaagtttttcagcggtagattatcccacctcagtaatgctggtgacatttctgagggtttcaaagcttctctaagtggtttcactgcaatgtggaacgccgttcggactcggctataaaaaggaggtcccttgtcattgagcttaacatggaatcgggcagcactcggtgataagatagaagttcaccaatgtggtatcacaatggactgaatagtctaagtgagcctgatacatcgggctgccacctaacctaacctaacctaagactaagacttatattgaggatttttgcatatttaacctaaagtttttttaattgacatttgtttttattttgaagtaattattttatatttggtttttataccctccaccataggtatatatattaactttgtcattccgtttgtaacacatcgaaatattgctctaagaccccataaagtatatatattctgggtcgtggtgaaattctgagtcgatctgagcatgtgtccgtccgtccgtctgttgaaatcacgctaacttccgaacgaaacaagctatcgacttgaaacttggcacaagtagttgttattgatgtaggtcagatggtattgcaaatgggccatatcggtccacttttacgtatagctcccatataaacggacccccaaatttggcttgcgattgctctaagagaagcaaatttcatccgatccggctgaaatttggtacatagtgttagtatatggtatctaacaaccatgcaaaaattggtccatatcggtccacttttatgtatagcccccatataaacggacccccaaatttggcttgtgattgctctaagagaagcaaatttcatccgatccggctgaaatttggtacatggtgttagtatatggtctctaacaaccatgcaaaaattggtccatatcggtccacttttacgtatagccaccatataaacggacccccaaatttggcttgtgcttgctctaagagaaccaaatttcatccaatccggctgaaattttacactgtaaaacagagtgtgaagctgtgtacaccagagcaaatccttgaaaacggttttgacgaagtcaaccgaaatattggaaataaaagaaaaacatcatatctatgttttttaatcgacctatagccgaaactatgaaaattttatgtctatagaaaattttgccataatttcatttctatagaaaattttgtcaaaattttatttctatagaaaatttttattaaaattttatttttatagaaaattttgttaaaatttaatttctataaaaaattttgacaaaactttatttctaagaaaattttgtaaaaattttatttctatagaaaattttgtcaaactgcacgcaaagaaaaaaacgtttggaaaacgtgtaccgaaaacgtttttcttttgttagagttttttgaattgcttcgaaaattttaaacttttatcaccaaaaaaaatcgtttgttacaaaatgtgtattttttcaataaacaaagttatttttgaaacaacaacacagtccatttcgtttatatcaaacactgttcttttctgactttaggtcgttaataagacacattttacacttcaaaatttaatatactacaatgtaatgtttaaaattatttcggaatcttccgaacatatctggaatatatgtatgtaaaaaaaagaaaaaacaaaaaaaaactttggtcgcagcagggatcgaacccacgacccttggcatgcaagtcggacgtagtaaccactgctccacggtgccaaactaattgtttgtttctgttaaataaactttgtttattcggttcgtgggcgccgcaagctatgctatataaatataacttatatggatatttatctactgatgaccataacaggtacatagctcagtggttagtgtgttggcttacaaagtgcatggtccgcggttcgattctccgtccaggcaaaaggtaaaaaaaattttaaaatttataaaatcgtataatttcttctacattgttggtattacaggaaaaggtgttaagaactgaaaaacctcgtggatgtgagaaagatgtgagggaaaatgcaattagcaagaaaacaatgtttttttttagtttgtctttatgaaattgtttttacatcctggaaaagaataaacgtttatcacaaaaagtatatacttttcttccaaatacacttccttacagcgaaaagcatatgagaaacgaactttgtttgtctaaaatttcgtttgggaggaaagaattatttttttgcgtgtgaattatatacgtatttaatcgatcttttttgatttaatatataccatgtatggacttacatacaatttagaaggcggtgttaggaggttttaagataccttgccatcggcaagcgttacctcaACTtcggtaattcgattgtggatggcagtgtttagaagaagtttctacgcaatccatggtggagggtacataagcttcggcctggctgaacttacggccatatatacttgttcattattaagttaaaattgaaaacctaaaagttagacaaatcaaattactttaaacaaaatttgtttcactttaaatgaatacgattttAACGAATGGGCTCaaatttaatgcaaaaatagtctaaagcaaagattatgaactttcttttaattcaaatttctttatttgtattattgcatatCATAAATTTTAGGTTGCATAAAGGTCAACGTTTTTTCGTTgtatattgaaaattaattatgtttggaaaattcTTTATCTTCAATTACCATTCAATTTGACGCAGAAAGGAAATTTGAAACTAGCCATTTTCTcaatgaaatttcgaaaaagtacTCAAAGCAACAAAAACGAACAAACCAACCACACAAACCCATTTAAAATATTCAAGAAGATGTATTCTGACCGTCTGACAGATATGATGATTTCCTCACGTCAATTCGCGCCAATACCAAATGGAAAATCTAAACAATGAAAACGCAGATCTTTTTACGCCGAAAAAAATCGGAAAACGCAATTAACCTGCTGACAGATGCACACTTTTTAGATGATATTGttttcaacaaaaacaacaccaaaaataaaataataaaatgtatctTAAATATATcttaaatatacatacataagtGTTATTATTTCTTTGTTTGTTCGACAATTAATAGATTTTTAAGGTtgttaaaaaaagaataaatatttgtatacaaatgtgCTTAAATCAACTTGCATGTTTCCTCGCAATATggatatatatttgaaatattttatttctgaatgacCAAGGTACCAGAAGACCTGTATTACAGTTATCCCTCTTTAGTgacaatgtttttataccctgcgtcacactgtggaacagggtattataagttagtgcatatgtttgtttttttttttttttttaattttttaggcctCAAAGTTCCACTTTATCTATATCTTCGAAAAATCCAAacttttataaccaaaaaaaatatatttttatacccaccaccatagaatggtgacgggggtataataagtttgtcattccgtttgtaaataaatatcgatttccgtctatataaagtatatatattcttgatcagggagagattctaagacgatataacgatgtccgtctgtccgtctatgggctatatcggtccaggttttgatatagtccccatataaaccgacctcccgatttggggtcttgggcttatataaatcgtagtttttatccaatttgcctgaaatttgaaatctagaggtattttatgaccataaagaggtgtgccaaaaatggtgagtatcggtccatgttttggtatagcccccatatagaccgatctcccgattttacttcttgggcttatagaaaccgcagtttttattcaatttacctgaaattggaaatctagaggtattgtaggaccacaaatacgtgtgccaaaaattgtgagtatcggtccatattttgatatagcccccatatagaccgatctcccgattttatttcttgggcttatagaaaccgcagtttttattcaatttacctgaaattggaaatctagaggtattgtaggaccacaaatacgtgtgccaaaaattgtgagtatcggtccatattttggtatagcccccatatagaccgatctcccgattttacttcttgggcttatagaaaccgcagtttttattcaatttacctgaaattggaaatctagaggtattgtaggaccacaaatacgtgtgccaaaatttgtgagtatcggtccaattttggtatagcccccatatagaccgatctcccgattttacttcttgggcttatataaatcgtagtttttatccaatttgcctgaaatttgaaatctggaggtattttatgaccacaaatacgtgtgccaaaatttgtgattatcggtccatattttggtatagcccccatatagaccgatctcccgattttacttcttgggcttatagaaaccgcagtttttattcaatttgtctgaaattggaaatctagaggtattgtaggaccccaaatacgtgtgccaaaatttgtgattatcggtccttattttggtatagcccccatataaaacgacctcccgatttggggtcttgggcttatagaaaccgtagtttttatccaatttgtctgaaattggaaatctagaggtattgtaggaccacaaatacgtgcgccaaaaattttgagtatcggtccatattttggtatagcccccatatagaccgatctcccgattttgcttcttgggcttatagaaaccgcagtttttattcaatttacctgaaattggaaatctagaggtatgtaggaccacaaatacttgtgccaaaaattgtgagtatcggtccatattttggtatgtcctccatataaaacgacctcccgatttggggtcttgggcttatagaaaccgtagttttatccaatttgtctgaaatttgtctgaggtgtgccgaaaacggtgagtatcggtccatattttagtatagcccccataagaacgatctcccgatttaactccttgggtttctagaaaccgtagtttttatctgatttgcctgaagttgtaaatattctggtattttaggctcacaaaaacgtgtatcggattaagtttttatcggtccatttggtaatgcctccgtatagaccgacttcacttcttgagggtgtagaaggcgcactaatcatgaaaattgcttgaaactcaatgtaaaatttccagattttacatctacagatttaagatttcaaatcaagacgttattttataattttcttgcacccttacaagagatgttaatgattcctctaaaactcaaacaaaaatggttcttataaatccaggtgaaatctttaaatttatcttcgggaagtgtcctcaagtcctcaagccctcctgaaatttcaaaggaaatcctaatatttggttcatggtggtgggtatttaagagtcggcccggccgaacttagtgctgtatatacttgtttatttttgagTTTTTACTCTAAAACCACAAGTGATTACGTTTATATCAAGCGCTgttattttctgaaaaaataatgGAGTTATTTCCTTTTCGGTttccgttgtttcgatttacgtcgtcaaatttttcgttccatccaacttcgatttacttcgccattcgattttttttgccaactttattagaaacgccttccataagtgaaataagtaccaacgatgatgtcatcgaaacatttatttgtgaaatttttaccgAAAATTCGTCAAATTCTAATTGATATTGCATATATTACGCAATTGTCAAAGTGGCGATGTTTTTTATTGTATACAACGTAACGGGTTTTCATTTGTTCATGAACTTGACTTTTAAACCCTGACATTTTTGAATAATGAActgttatttgtttgtttatatgtatgagcaatttttaattcggtttacgtcgtttcgattaacgtcgtcaaattccggaaccaatcacgacgtaaatcgaggaatTACTATATTCATAATGTTATTCATTTCACATCCGATTACATTGCAGACTGAATTTTTTAAAGCTTTGATCCATTTTTCTGTTAAACCAATGAAAACGAGTCACTTCCATATGAAATtaactgtaaataaaaaaaatacatctgGCAATGCCATTAATAAAGGCGTTTAGGCAAAAGCCGGTTAGCTAAATAGTGACGGGGATGAGGTAATATTCAACAACGACCTCTATTGGGTTTTACCTACAATGTAAGCATATTCAACATTCAATTGTAGATGGCACTAGAAGATATACTGAATACAATGTTATGATCCTTAAGACAGATGGCGCTGGTAAATTTGGCATCCAAAAAAGAAGTTATAATCAAAATCAGTCATATTTTCAACtaggaaaattttaaaccaTCATGGTTatcaaattgaaatattaattttgccCAACAGGAAAAGTCGACTAATCGATTTTGAAAAACACTAAAGATTGATTAGGCGCATTTGAAACATTACATAGACTTTAAAAACAATACAAATGGAATACAATCGATTGTCAAGTTTTATATTATCTAGTTCGCATTTATAATAAATGTGCCATACGATATTCGACGAGCACATACACAATGCAATGGGAAATGTAATagtatcaaaaaaaaacttaagaaatCGAGAAGGAATATTAAAGAGCTAATAAAACATATCACATAGCAAACTGCAAAAGCAAAGGGAGAATGTCACATACGATATAGTTAATTCAGCACATTTTCTAcatgttaaccctttcactaccgaaataaacctaatgttaaaaactttaatttttgttctgtttttactagtactaacagcatgtaaaacaaaaattgtcattatgagatcctacctcaattacttcaagagctatatcagcttgttctgaaaacttgattcttgaattgtgaccaaatggccttatgaaaagaagcgctatttggcttatctttcaaagtgtgagaaaaaatacaaaaaggaacacgaaaaagtatcagctatagtttttgtataaatgtccatttactagagacatacagtagaaaaattgtctcaaattttcatattttttgtttattgttaaagaaaattataaaaatgtattttagtgctcaccaatgtggaaaatatttatgGCTTATTTAGATTGAAGcctctattttaaaaaaaacatcgagaaataaatcaaaactaagtggggaaaatagaatttggtgtcttttacgaatatccttctaagtggacatcggtagtgaaagggttaaagtgGGTATGAAgtttgagtttagccgctaaaatcaccattttctcacgattacttttaataatccattttaaggaatataaactttacaTGCTTTAGGCTATTCctcatcaagttataaaaaaattttgaattattttatacttttttttacccgatatatttttgatttcagcggctaaactcgtacttagtactcacctttaagctTAATAAAGCGAATGGGAGCAAAGTATTTGAAAGGTTCTCCCCCACTCATTGATCCTTTTAGGCTGTGTCACATAGATATGTAATTGATATAACTCAACAAAAAGATGACAAGCCAAAGTCGACAAATCAACCTTTACAACTAGTCCCTGTGAAAGTgtagcaataaaaaattaaataaaaccctGTTCcagtttttagttttattttttatttttgaaccatATGTGGTTTTATCaagttttgttttaaagaaattcgatAAAATGTACCATATATTCATAATATTATTATTCATATCCGACGAGATTGGAGACGAACTTTGTTAATTAGCAATTTGCAGAAATATGATGCCGAGGCGACTGCCTTATGTATAGTAATGTTTTCTTTTATGGAAAAAAGAAGACTAAACATTAAAAATAGATAAAGATACATACTTtacattaattgaaattaatttaaataagaaaGTCTAAACAATGAAGATtgacaaacagttttcaattctGTCAAGTAATCAAAGATCCAGGGTAAATTAAAATCTTGCCTCTAACATTGGgcgtttatttctatttatgtttatatatatgtgtgtatacTGACGATTACTTAAACTTAAGgttttcaaatttgaaatcaTAAGCAAATAGTTTTGTCATTGTACCtcgtttttttaagaaaaagaaatCACAACTTCTctaattagacaaaaaaaatattaaaaaggttaaaaacgaGCGACTTTCATAATCATAATGAAAACTGTAACGTAAAGGTTAAATCTAGAAATCTAAAAACTTCAACACTTAGGGTGTCGAATTGAGGAAACTATTCACTCTTCATTATCAGAATACCATGAGAgacgttcttcgtaaaatttaataACCATTTGTGGAATTTTAATGTTGGCCACAGATGCAGCCaccatttcagcctgatcgactCCTTTGAATTGTATAAGGAAGTATAGACCACCATTGGAGTCGGATGCTCCCAAGATCTTTTCAGCTTCTAGGCCCTTGTCGAATCCAGTCAGCTCTGAATGTCTCGTTGAAACATCGGATACAGATTCATTATCCGTTTCGTCTTTAGAAGAGTCTGTGCGCTTCTTTTTGTTGCCTAATGGATATAAAAATGGGGAAATTATTTATAATGAATTAATGTTGCCTTTAATTCGATTGTCACTTAAGTGCATGATCATACTGGGCAAACATTTGACATTAGATCTAAAACATGTCGAGTTATTCCAAAAACTTTGTTTGATTTTCATTTTGGTCACTAACTTGCCGCGTCTGACCGTATCTCCAGTCTCACATCTGTGAGGCGTGAGACTTTCGTAAACACTATGTGACAAACGAAATAAGTGTAAATTGATTGGGATTTATTACCTGATGATTTAGAGTCTTCATTCTTGCGTTTATTACCAATAGAACTTGATCGTCCACTGCCTGATTCTTTCTTTGTTTTCTCGCTAGCCTTTGCGCTTGTTGTCGCGGCAGcctataaaaagtaaataaaataaaatcaaatattttgttgaatATTAATGTGGTGCAATGTAGGGTATGGAAAGGAAAGGATATAAACCATCATATTCTTTACTTCATTTAGAGACTAAGAGTAAGGTCAGACATATTCCAGTGCGGATGCTCTGTTGAAAGTCACCGAACGGGAATGTGCTAAAATATGGTtcaaggaaaaataaataaaaaaaatgtcgacCAAAATGAGTTCTGAACAACAATTTGTGACAAAAGCAAGACGACTCCGCTCACATTACATATGTTGCCAGAGAATTAGGTACACATATAGGAAATTATTAGCGTATCCACATATAGGAAAACTCGGAAAAGGAAAATTAATAGATAGGAATCTTGGAAATACTAATCCCCTCATATAAATGTTTATTGATAAAGTCCGAAGAATCTTGAGAATTTCTATCAAAGGGTTCAACcatacaattttgaatgtaTATATTACCACGAAATAGATGCCTGAAAGCTTTACAAAACTCTTGATTTAATATACTAATATTTTAGATAAAGCAATCGATAGGCTGTGTGAACtaaatagaaatatagaatGAGTGGATCTAAACGATATGTCTCAAATTTGAGGAAAGTCGGTCCTTTTTTATTCTAACTTAAATCTTGAAATTCCTACATTATTTACCCGGTAACTTCCtaaatcaatgttttttttttttgtcaaacttatgtcaagtatattaaaaaaaaacaattttttttttggaaacaacGTTTGTTATGACAATGTATACAAagttatactttttttttataaaattacggtttatttatttttatttcttcccaATTTCAATgtttactaagttcgagtttacaagctaaaatcaaaaataaatcatttagaaggattaaaattttatacatctttgattcaaattttattataaattgatggggaatagcccaaagcaaagtttgtattctttaaaatgtataaataaTGAGAAGTAATcgtaaaaaattgtgattttagcagctaaagttaagtactatgttccgttttcaagctgaaaaccagattattttcacggttacttttttaatcaagtaatttagaaatattgaatgttttgcaaccaattcattggATCTTATCCATCCACGGAgcaactgcagtttatgggcccctcaccgatttgcttgaaattaatatatgttatgtAACTTAGTATGCTGATTCTAACAAGGTAAAATTTTTGTCCCGGAAATACCCGGGTCTTGAGATATAGCCTTCCAAAGGGTCAGCAAAAAATTGATATATCTCCTTTGTTTTTgggccggggtttaagactttctcctatggacagagtccaaagtgggctaacgcaatcccaaggggggaaaagtagccggccttcggccggggtttaagactttctcctatggacagagtccaaagtgggctaacgcaatcTTAAAGGGGGAaaagtagccggccttcggccggggtttaagactttctcctatggacagagtccaaagtgggctaacgcaatcccaaggggggaaaagtagccggccttcggccggggtttaagactttctcctatggacagagtccaaagtgggctaacgcaataCCAAGGGGGGAaaagtagccggccttcggccaGGGTTTAaggctttctcctatggacagagtccaaagggtaaatatttcagtaataatcattttttttgttcCTACTCAGAATAAAAGCTCAATAAATTCGTTAAGAGTGGACCTATAAAGATATGTTTAACATCAAACGAAAGACCAGAGTTTAGGCTTTCAAACTGCGTATAAAAAACCTAGGGTGTAATCgaagactttttgagatataacgaaaataaaaaaaaaaaatagggtaaaaatttcttatttttatttatatctcccaaactaaattaaatatttaaaaaatatattttgcgtaTAAAAGTGCATAAAATAAGCTTTCATATGACACCAAGTTTGTTTAGATTGGACCAAAAAAGGAGATATATCCAGTTTTTATTGACCCTTTGGAGGGCTATATCTCAAGACACGGGTATTTCCGGGACAAAAATTTTACCTTGTTAGAATCAGCATACTAAGTTacataacatatattaatttcaagcaaatcggtgaggggcccataaactgcagtttagccaaaaaaaaactgaaaatagtATTCattttaaaggtgggtattaagatagactttagccgctaaaatcgtcattttttcacgattacttttctttaataatccattttaaggaatataaactttgtgaaaatttgctttgggatattccccatcaatttGTAATGAAATCTccgacaaatatgtataattttatgacgttttttactcatttagttttcactttagtgaaaattagcggctaaactcgaacttaatacccaccttaaactcgaaTTGTATCTAACAACAATAGTTTGTCCTATGAATTCTTTTCTGTCcggttaaatgatagaatttttcTAGCGATAGAAAAAAATGCCTTTATATAGCATTTTTTTGTATTCAGACCGGTTAAAAACGTAAACATACTAGTGTTTCACCCTGTCACAAATAGTAACATGGCGGTCGTATCCCGCCAAAAACAAATGAATATGCAACAACAAACCCCTACCGACGCGACTGCAACAGCATAAAATGTAAATTCTTTCATAACAACGACCCACACGCACACAAACCTTCTCTATTTCTTCTTTTCACCACAGGCATATGTGAATGTAATAACAAAAAAGGGTACATACTATATATAATCGCTAATGAAATCCAATGAAAATATCGATAGTCTTACCTCGTCTTTTGCTCTTTGTTCCTCGAAAGCTTGGATTAAATCTTGGCAGTCGAGGTTTTCCTCTGGTTCCCAAGTATTTTCTGATTCCGGGTAACCTTTCCACTTCAAGAAATATTCAATCTAGAAAGAAAAAGAACAAATCAGGTATGGATATCGTAATTTGCTTCGCACACTTACTTTTCCTTTGCGGACACGTCTGGAGCAGATTTTTTCAACAACATACTCGGCCTCCTCTTCGGATGAGCCACTGCCTGATCCATCAGTATCGGTCTTCTTGGATTTCATTTTTACTAACTCAAGTCTTTGGAATATGAAAAATTGATTCGATTGGCTGTCTGTGCACAAATGATGCTCACTTTTTCGCCGGCTTACGAGAATACACTATGTAAGTTGAACACAATTATTTATCAAATTcggccgttttttttttgtttgataaacAAATTGTAACAACGGAAATCTACACTCAAAGCTCTTgactttcttttttttatggatttaatttccaaatcttaaaactatttttttgagaaacgacGTAGCGTTGTGTACTAATGGCGTGCGTTTATAAATGGCGTTTTTGCAACTCGCTGTCATTCGGGCGGTGGTGACAATTACGATTAGCTCAGTTAGGGGTTATGCGTCGTAACGTAGATTTTTTACTACTAATTGTCGTATAGCTGCCGCTATGCATACCAAACGAAAATT encodes:
- the Su(var)205 gene encoding suppressor of variegation 205 — protein: MKSKKTDTDGSGSGSSEEEAEYVVEKICSRRVRKGKIEYFLKWKGYPESENTWEPEENLDCQDLIQAFEEQRAKDEAAATTSAKASEKTKKESGSGRSSSIGNKRKNEDSKSSGNKKKRTDSSKDETDNESVSDVSTRHSELTGFDKGLEAEKILGASDSNGGLYFLIQFKGVDQAEMVAASVANIKIPQMVIKFYEERLSWYSDNEE